The genome window CATATTGGTGCCAAGCCCAATAAAGGCCCGTTTTTTCTCCCGTTCGATTGTCACCGAACAAGTCTCTAATGGCAAGGGAACAGGAGCCCAGGGCTTTTTCAACTCCAGACGAACTTTTTCTACAAAGGCATAGCTTTCAAAAATCTTTTGCACCAACTGAAAGGCCACCGTTTCAATCAGATCGATCTTTTCTACCTGCATCCACTCGGTCAACTGTTCCGCCAAGATCCCGTAATGGATCGAAGCTTCCAAATCACCTGTGCGGGCAGCGCGAGTCATCTCATAATCTATCCATAGGTCTAGGACAAAGCGTTGTCCTAATTCTTTTTCTGCTGGAAAAACACCGTGATAGGCGTATACCTCTAAGTCCTTGATCCGTAATTGATCCACTCTGTTCACCTCTTATAGCCAGCCATTAGTGGCCCATGAGTTTATAGGCTTCATTTTTTAAGTCTTTATCTGTCGCAAGCAGTCCACGCGCAGCAGTTGTCACTGTAGCGGTCCCAGGTTTACGGACACCACGCATGTTCATACACATATGCTCTGCTTCTACCCAGACAAGTGCTCCTTGTGCTCCAAGATATTCCATCAAGGCATCTGCGATTTCTACCGTCAAACGTTCCTGAATCTGTGGCTTTTTAGCATAAACTTCAACCGTACGAGCCAGTTTGGAAAGCCCAGCCACACGGCCATTTGGAATGTAGGCAATGTGCACTTTTCCATAAAATGGTAAAAAGTGATGCTCACACATGGAATGGAAGAAGATATCCTTCTCGACCACCATATTGTTATCAATGATTTCAAATGATTTAGACAGGTGCTCTTCTGCTGTCTGCCCTAGTCCTGCAAAGATTTCTTGGTACATCTTGGCAATGCGGGTCGGCGTTTCCTGAAGTCCCTCACGGTTCTCATCTTCACCGACTGCCTCGATGATCATTTTCACTGCTTCTTCAATTTTCTTTGTATCCATATCATCTCCTAGTTGGATTTTTCTGTTTTTAATAAATAAGGTCGTACCTTGCTAAGGAAGTAGAGCGACCCCGTTACAATGAGGAGCTCATCGCCTTTTGCTTGCCAGTTTTGTAGAAACTCTTGCCAGTTGACTTCCTCAAGCTGATGCTTTTTCGCAGCAGCTCTTATCTCTTCTTGAGAATAGGCTCTTGGATCTTCAAAGGTTGTGAGGATCAAGCGACTATTTTCCAGTTCCTGCCACTGAATGAGCATCTCTTCTAAAGCTTTGGTCCGGATGCAGGTAAAAAGAATGGTCTTTTTTTGACTTGGGAAAAGTTCCCGAAGACTTGCGATTAAAGGCGCAACGGCGTGGGGGTTATGGGCCCCATCTAGCAAGATCATGGGATTTTGTGAGACCACTTCCATCCGGCCAGGCCAGACGACTTGATGCAAGGCCTCATCCACTAACTCTCTTGACAAGAGTTCACGCCCTGCTCTTTCAAAAAGTATATCACAGATACTAATCGCGAGAGCTGCATTTCTGGCCTGGTGATGGCCTAAGAGCGCTACTTGATAAGAGACTTTTTCTCTTTTGGAACTGTGATAAGAAAAGGATTGGCCCGATAGACAAGAGGCTTCTAGCTCAACTTGGTAATCTCTGTCATAGGCTGTTATCGGTGCCTGCTTCTGAATCGCAATGCCTTCAATGACTTGGCTAGCTTCTGTATCTAATTTCCCTAGAACCAGAGGAATTCCTGGCTTAATGATGCCTGCCTTTTCACGGGCAATGGAAGCCAGATCTGGACCCAAAAGGGCGACATGATCCAAGCCAATCGAAGTGATCGCGGTTAGAACGGGCTGGCAGACATTAGTACTGTCAAGTCGTCCCCCCATACCGACTTCCATGATCACATAATCCAGCTCCTCGTGAGCAAAATAATCATAGGCGATGGCCGTCATCACTTCAAATTCAGTCAACCCTTGAAAGACGGCCTTTGATTGTTCAGCTTGCAGGAGCTGCTGGTAACTATCCAGGTAGGTTTGCAGGTCTTGATCCGCAATGGCTTCGCCATTAATGGTGATTTGGTCATTGTAATGGATCAGATAAGGAGAGGTAAAGACTCCAACGCGTAAACCTGCCTGTCTCAAGAGTTGGGACAAGGTAGCAATGGTAGATCCTTTGCCATTGGTCCCCGCAACATGAATGACCCGACAGTCTAGGTGAGGATTTCCTCTCAAAGCCAAGAGAGCTTCCATGCGCTCCAAGCCGAAATGTGGATCTTGGGAACGATAGGCTTCTAGCCAACGAAGATCCAACTGATGTTCTTTTGTCTTCATTTACTTGTATTGTTTTAAATTGGTATCTGCTGCCTCTTGGGCTTGGAAAATGGCTTGCCCCAGACTGGCTGCCATCTTGTGAAGGGGAATATCATGCACCCGCACCACTTCGACTCCTTGACTGGCTGCAATACTCGTCAAATGGCTCGAAGCCAGGTCCCGATTCAAAAAACCAGTCTCCGTTGCAGGATCTGTCTCAAATCCAGCTTCCTCAATAATGTTGACCACAAAGCGTTTGCGGGAGACCCCTAGAAAGATCGGATACCCCTTTTGGTGAATCGTCCCAAGTTCTTGTAATAAGAGTAAGTTCTCTCGCTTGGTCAACCCAAATCCGATCCCAGGATCCAACATAATACGATCCATCTGGACACCGGCTGCCTTCGCTACCGCAAGCGAGCGGTCAAAGAAAGTCCACATCAAGTCTTGAATCGGTTCTTGAGTCATCTGTTGAAGTTCTTGCTCTGAAAAAACTGGTTCAAGCCCAAAACTTGGAAAGATAGTGGAACTTGGATGATGCGGTCTTGCCATCACTGGATTAAACATGAGAACTGCGCCCGCTTCATGCTCCGCGACGACAGCAGCCATCTTAGGATCTCCAAGAAAACCAGTAATATCGTTGACAATATCAGCTCCAGCTTCGAGCGCTGTTGCCGCCACTTGGGACTTCCAGGTATCCACTGAGATCAAGACATCACTTTCTTTCCGAATGGCTTTAATCACTGGAACCACGCGGTCAATCTCTTCTTGGATCTCCACATAATGACTTCCTGGTCTGGTTGATTCTCCTCCGATATCGAGGATCTGAGCTCCTTCTTGGATCAGTTTTCTCGCCTGCTGCAAGGCTGCATCCACACTCGTATACTTACCGCCATCAGAAAATGAATCCGGAGTGACATTTAAGATCCCACAAAGAAGGGTCCCTTGGCCACTCAGCCATTTATTATCAATCATTTTCGTTCTCCTTTGATTCCCTTCCTACAGCATGATTGCGAACAAAAGAGGCTAGAACAAGTGTTCTAAACCTCTGAGTCTACTCTCCATACGGATTTCTGACCTTCTGTAGGATGGTTCTGCATCAAAACTCATTGGTACCTACCATTTTATCATAATTTATCATGGAAGAAAACTCTCCATACTGGCAATAAACAAAGGAGTATGACCACTGGATAGTAATAAGCCAGCGCATTCAAGGTCATATGAAGGCAAATGCTATACTCGATCCGCTTGTAGCGATAAGCCACCCAAGTTAAGATCAAGGACATGCCTCCGTAAGCTACCCATTCCCCTAGGGTACTCGGTCCATGTAAGTAAGTAAAAAAGAGAGCACCGGCTAGATAACCGATCGGTTCTGCCCCTCGAAAGATCAAACGAGGGATGATGGCCCGACAGAGCAGCTCTTCTAGAATCGGAGCGACAAGGATCACGACCATGCCCATAGCAAGAAAAGGAGCATGAGATTGCAGTTCATTCAGAGCCGCTTGGTTTGCTGTTGTACCACCTGCCTCTTCTTTCAACAAGGGATAGGCTAGCAGGTTATTAGCCATCAACAAGAGAAGAAAAAGAAAATTTCTCCCTAGAGCCGGCCAGGTTATGACCCGAACATCTAAGTTCTCCAGAGGGCTCATCTTGATGACCTTATAAAAAACAAAGAACACCGCCACTGTCACCAAGAGAGTGAGGATAGTGATCCACCTTTCATCCATTCCTTCTTGAAGGGAATAAACCATAGTGATGAGGGGGAATTGTGAGAGAAAGAATAAGGGCACAAAAAGAAGGAGCCAGAGGGCATTCTGACATAATGGGTGCTCTCGAATAAAAGACTGTATATTTTTCAATGGACAACCTCTTTCTTGTATAAAATAAGAAGACTGGGGCTTTCGCCTCCAGCCTTCTCACTTTATTTCAGTTTACTGATTTTTGAAACGTTCAACGTCACGCGCAATCACCAACTCTTCATCCGTTGGAATAACCAATACCTTGACACGGGAATCATCTGTGGAAATGTCTCCGACAACTCCAAAGACGTTCTTTTCAGGGTCGACCTTGCAGCCAAACCAGCTGATGCCATTGATAATAGAAGAACGAACATTTACTGCATTTTCACCGATTCCTGCTGTAAAGATGATGGCATCTGCACCATTCAAAACAGCCAAGTATTGACCGATGTATTTTTGCAAACGATCGATAAAGATATCGTAAGCCAATTTGGCTTTTTCGTCTCCATTATGCATCGCTGTATGAATATCCCGCATGTCACTAGAAGATCCAGAAACACCCAGAAGACCGGATTCACGATTGAGGATGCGGCTAATATCTTCAGGCTTATTGAAATCCTCTGTATGTTCCATCAAGTATGGAATAATCGCTGGATCGAGATCCCCTGTACGGGTTCCCATCATGACACCACCTAGAGGTGTGAAGCCCATTGAGGTATCGACAGAGATTCCCTTGTCAACCGCTGTAACAGATACACCATTTCCAACGTGGCAGGTGATCAATTTCAATTCTTCTAATGGTTTTCCAAGAAGTTTAGCAGCTTCACCAGCCACATACTGATGACTGGTTCCATGAGCGCCATATTTACGAACCTTATTTTCTGTGTAATATTTAGTTGGAAGTGGGTAACGATAAGCTTTTTCCGGCATGGTTGTATGGAAAGAAGTATCAAATACCACAACACTGGTAATATTTGGACAAATCTCTCTAAAGGCACGAATTCCAGCTGCATTTGCAGGATTATGAAGAGGTGCTAACAAAGACAATTCTTCTACTTTTCGAAGGACTTCGTCATCTACCAAGGCAGAATCCTTGAAGTATTCTCCACCAGCAACGACGCGGTGGCCCACACCTGTAATCTCATCGTAGGATTTGATAATATCAAAACGAATCAAATCATCCAACAAAATTTTTACAGCTTGTGTATGGTCCTGGATATCTAATACTTGTTTTTCAGAGCGTCCATCAAATTTAACAGTTGAAATAGAATCTTTCAAACCGATCCGTTCAATCAACCCTTTTGCAAGAACAGTTTCCTCTGGCATTTGGTACAATTGCCATTTCAAACTAGAGCTTCCTGCATTAATAGAAATTGTTTTCGACATATATTCACCTCATTAAGCGTTTTCACTTCCTCTATTATATCAGATCTTTGATCAAATTTCACTATCCTTTAACCAGTTTTGGAAACTTTCCATAAAGTGAACCACCTGGTCGTGATCCTGGAGATCGGTAAACGGATAGACAAAGGGCTGAACAGACTCTTCTTCTTGTTTTCGTAGGACGAAAATCGTCTTAGCATAGGCTGGATTTGAAAAGAGAGATTCTGGCAAGGTCAGCATGGCAAGGATTTGAGCCTTGTCTGTTAGCCAAGCTTTTAACAGATCACTCTGAGGGCTCGTCAAGAGGTTGTTTGGAGCTAAAAAGATGGCTACTCCTTGAGGTTTCAGGTATTTCAGAGCCTGTTCCATCATGAGGTGATGGGCATAGGTATGGCCTTCGGAGCTCGCTACCTGATAGCGCTGGGCAATTGCATCATCTGGATAGTATCCAATAGGAAGATCACTAACGATCAAGTCACTTTCTTTCAACACTTGCGGACGCACCGCGTCGCCTTGTGCAAAGACAACACTAGACTCCATCACGTCTGCGATACTAGCAGATAGATCAATCAAAAGATCATCTACTTCCAATCCTAAGTA of Streptococcus sp. S5 contains these proteins:
- the folE gene encoding GTP cyclohydrolase I FolE — encoded protein: MDTKKIEEAVKMIIEAVGEDENREGLQETPTRIAKMYQEIFAGLGQTAEEHLSKSFEIIDNNMVVEKDIFFHSMCEHHFLPFYGKVHIAYIPNGRVAGLSKLARTVEVYAKKPQIQERLTVEIADALMEYLGAQGALVWVEAEHMCMNMRGVRKPGTATVTTAARGLLATDKDLKNEAYKLMGH
- a CDS encoding acetate kinase, encoding MSKTISINAGSSSLKWQLYQMPEETVLAKGLIERIGLKDSISTVKFDGRSEKQVLDIQDHTQAVKILLDDLIRFDIIKSYDEITGVGHRVVAGGEYFKDSALVDDEVLRKVEELSLLAPLHNPANAAGIRAFREICPNITSVVVFDTSFHTTMPEKAYRYPLPTKYYTENKVRKYGAHGTSHQYVAGEAAKLLGKPLEELKLITCHVGNGVSVTAVDKGISVDTSMGFTPLGGVMMGTRTGDLDPAIIPYLMEHTEDFNKPEDISRILNRESGLLGVSGSSSDMRDIHTAMHNGDEKAKLAYDIFIDRLQKYIGQYLAVLNGADAIIFTAGIGENAVNVRSSIINGISWFGCKVDPEKNVFGVVGDISTDDSRVKVLVIPTDEELVIARDVERFKNQ
- a CDS encoding CPBP family intramembrane glutamic endopeptidase; the encoded protein is MKNIQSFIREHPLCQNALWLLLFVPLFFLSQFPLITMVYSLQEGMDERWITILTLLVTVAVFFVFYKVIKMSPLENLDVRVITWPALGRNFLFLLLLMANNLLAYPLLKEEAGGTTANQAALNELQSHAPFLAMGMVVILVAPILEELLCRAIIPRLIFRGAEPIGYLAGALFFTYLHGPSTLGEWVAYGGMSLILTWVAYRYKRIEYSICLHMTLNALAYYYPVVILLCLLPVWRVFFHDKL
- a CDS encoding bifunctional folylpolyglutamate synthase/dihydrofolate synthase, which produces MKTKEHQLDLRWLEAYRSQDPHFGLERMEALLALRGNPHLDCRVIHVAGTNGKGSTIATLSQLLRQAGLRVGVFTSPYLIHYNDQITINGEAIADQDLQTYLDSYQQLLQAEQSKAVFQGLTEFEVMTAIAYDYFAHEELDYVIMEVGMGGRLDSTNVCQPVLTAITSIGLDHVALLGPDLASIAREKAGIIKPGIPLVLGKLDTEASQVIEGIAIQKQAPITAYDRDYQVELEASCLSGQSFSYHSSKREKVSYQVALLGHHQARNAALAISICDILFERAGRELLSRELVDEALHQVVWPGRMEVVSQNPMILLDGAHNPHAVAPLIASLRELFPSQKKTILFTCIRTKALEEMLIQWQELENSRLILTTFEDPRAYSQEEIRAAAKKHQLEEVNWQEFLQNWQAKGDELLIVTGSLYFLSKVRPYLLKTEKSN
- the folP gene encoding dihydropteroate synthase, with product MIDNKWLSGQGTLLCGILNVTPDSFSDGGKYTSVDAALQQARKLIQEGAQILDIGGESTRPGSHYVEIQEEIDRVVPVIKAIRKESDVLISVDTWKSQVAATALEAGADIVNDITGFLGDPKMAAVVAEHEAGAVLMFNPVMARPHHPSSTIFPSFGLEPVFSEQELQQMTQEPIQDLMWTFFDRSLAVAKAAGVQMDRIMLDPGIGFGLTKRENLLLLQELGTIHQKGYPIFLGVSRKRFVVNIIEEAGFETDPATETGFLNRDLASSHLTSIAASQGVEVVRVHDIPLHKMAASLGQAIFQAQEAADTNLKQYK
- a CDS encoding class I SAM-dependent methyltransferase, encoding MNFEKIEQAYTYLLENTQSIQNELSTNFYDALIEQNAMYLEGKTDLDIVNNNSKKLKELGLSKEEWRRAYQFLFMKAAQTEPLQANHQFTPDAIGFIITFLIDQLAKSDQLDVLEVGSGTGNLAETIVNNSRLTIDYLGLEVDDLLIDLSASIADVMESSVVFAQGDAVRPQVLKESDLIVSDLPIGYYPDDAIAQRYQVASSEGHTYAHHLMMEQALKYLKPQGVAIFLAPNNLLTSPQSDLLKAWLTDKAQILAMLTLPESLFSNPAYAKTIFVLRKQEEESVQPFVYPFTDLQDHDQVVHFMESFQNWLKDSEI